AACACGCCGCGCGGCCCGTCCGAGCGCAGGATGATATTTTCAAATTCCTCCGGTTCCAATAACCGGCCTTTGGCGGTCACGGTATATACCAGTTGCTGGTCGGCAACCGCCGGCTCCTGGCCGATTTTGCCAACCGCCGGCTGCGCATTTTGCGCCCGGATGGCATTGGCGATATCGGTGGTAGTGATTCCCAGTTGCGCCATCCGGTCGGGGCGCAGCCAAACGCGCATGGAGTAATCCTGCGCGCCGAAGATCCGCGCTTCACCGACACCCGAGGCGCGCCTTAAGTCATCCAGAAGATTATTGGTAATGAAATTGCTGAGAAACAGCGTGGTGTGATTGGGATCCTTCGAAGTTACCGCAAAAACCAGCAGCAGGTCGTTGGAACGCTTCTGCACGGTGATACCCGAGCGCCTGACTTCATCAGGTAGCCGCGCCAACGCGGTATTGATTTCATTGCTGACATTGAAGGTGGCGCGATCGATATCCGTGCCGATTTCGAATGTGATGGTAATTGTCAAGCGGCCGCTGGAATCGGCGCTGGAATTAAAGTATAGCAACCCTTCAATGGCGCTGAGTTTTTCTTCGATTGGCGCAGCCACGGTTTTGATCATGGTATCGGCATTCGCGCCCGGAAACGTTGCGGTTACGATGACGGTCGGCGGCGTTATTTTCGGATATTGCTCGATCGGCAATTGCAACGCCGCAGCCAATCCGGCCAACACAATGACGATTGACAGTACCGATGCAAAAATCGGGCGGGTGATGAAGAATCTGGCCATGAATGAATGCGGTTGCTGCTAATGGGTGAAGGCCGCGCCCGCTGGCGCAGCCGGAGAATCGTCACGCAATTGCGGCTCGACAACTTTGCCGGGCATCAGTTTGATGAGATTGTCGACCACCACGCGATCGCCGGAATTTAATCCTGCCAGAATAATCCAGTCCTTGCCGATCCAGTTATCGACGGTCACAGGGCGTTGCACCGCTTCATTCCGTTCATTGACCACGTACACAAAGCGCCCCATATCGGATGTCAGCACGGCGATCTGCGGCACGATGAACACCGTGCGCGGCTTTCCGGCAGTCACGCGGATACGGACGAACTTTCCGGGCAATATGCGCTGCTCGCTATTGTCAAACGTTGCGCGCAGTTGCTGCGTACCCAGCAGCGGATCGATTTTGCTCGCGGCAAAATTGATTTTACCTTCCTGCTGATATTCCGACCCGTCCGGCAAGATCATTTTCACGCTGTGCACATTTTTCTCGTTTAAATGCCCGCCTACCGGTGCGACTTCGTTATCCGAGAAACTAAAGCGCACCCAGATCGGCGACAATTGCGTCAACGTTGTCAGAAGACTGCTATTGGCGGATACCAAGGTGCCTTCGGAGAATTGCGAACGGCCGGTCACTCCCTTTTGTGGCGCTCTGACGGTGGTGTAGGAAAGATTGAGTTCGGCCTGCTGCACCCGGACTTTCGCTGCTTGCAATGCCGCTTCGGCAATCGCCAGATCGGCTTTCGCCAGATCGTATGCGCGCTGACTGACGAAATTTTCCGCCAGCAACTGTCGCTGCCGGTCTTCATCGCTTTTGGCGCGCAGAACGCGGACATGTTGTTCGTTATGCGCCGCCCGTGCTTCCGCCAACGCATTCTGAAAAGGCTCCGGATCAATCAAATACAGTGGTTGTCCGGCTTCCACCGCCATCCCTTCGGTATACAACCGCTTCAGCAAAATGCCGCCCACGCGTGGACGGATTTCGATTTCCTTGGCACCTTCGGTTTGCGCGATCGTTTCCAGACTGACCGGCATTTTTACCGGCTGCATGGCGATGACTGTGACCGGTATCGTTTGATCCATGCGCGGCGCCGGTTGCGCGGGCGCTCTGCCGCCGCAGGCGGTTAACAGAAAACCCGTCAAGCCGCAGCAGAAGGAAATGACGCATACCTTCTTTATTTGTTCGACAGATTGCGGGAATTTCAAATTGTGCTGATTTAAGTTTGCGAAAAAATCTGGAATTGTCACTCGGATAGTTACTAAAAAATTAAAAAATCGCAATCTCATTCAGATTATGCAAAAACCACAAAAGCAGAATTGGGTTCTGTATAATGATTGCCGATGATAACTTGACGGATAATGTAGAAGTATTGCATAGATGAAGATAGATGTACCTCATAATTTTACCTGCCAGCCAATACACCGCTCAATGATTACGCCTACAGTTCTGTCATATCAGATAGATATTGGCTATTAATCCCGGTTTTGTAAAAACTTTTGATCTAAGCAGCCATATTTATTAATACTTGAT
The nucleotide sequence above comes from Gammaproteobacteria bacterium. Encoded proteins:
- a CDS encoding efflux RND transporter periplasmic adaptor subunit, producing MRLRFFNFLVTIRVTIPDFFANLNQHNLKFPQSVEQIKKVCVISFCCGLTGFLLTACGGRAPAQPAPRMDQTIPVTVIAMQPVKMPVSLETIAQTEGAKEIEIRPRVGGILLKRLYTEGMAVEAGQPLYLIDPEPFQNALAEARAAHNEQHVRVLRAKSDEDRQRQLLAENFVSQRAYDLAKADLAIAEAALQAAKVRVQQAELNLSYTTVRAPQKGVTGRSQFSEGTLVSANSSLLTTLTQLSPIWVRFSFSDNEVAPVGGHLNEKNVHSVKMILPDGSEYQQEGKINFAASKIDPLLGTQQLRATFDNSEQRILPGKFVRIRVTAGKPRTVFIVPQIAVLTSDMGRFVYVVNERNEAVQRPVTVDNWIGKDWIILAGLNSGDRVVVDNLIKLMPGKVVEPQLRDDSPAAPAGAAFTH